The Acidobacteriaceae bacterium nucleotide sequence TGCCGATTCTGATCACGGGCTTTGGGCTGAGCTTTATCTTTGTCCCGATCTCGACGGCGGCTTATGGAACGCTGACCAATGAGCAAATCGGCAACGCCTCAGGACTATTCAACCTGATGAGGAATGTGGGCGGGTCGATCGGTATCTCGATTGCGACGACGCTGCTGACGCGCCGTGCGGCGGTGCACCAGAACGAGATTCTGAACACGTCGCCGGGAGGGATTGCAGGCCAGGGTGGATCGACGGCGGTGGGCTCTGCAGCGTTTGGGCAGTCACAGTCCGCGATGACGGGGTACTTCGGGCATTCGAACTCGCTTGCACCGGCTCAGGCGCAGCTTTATCAGGAGCTTGTAAAGCAGGCGTCGCTGTGGTCGTTTGTGGATGTGTTTCGGTGGCTGTCGATCCTGTGCTTCATCTGCATTGTCTTTGTCTGGCTGTTCAAGAAGGTGAAGCCGGGTAAGGCTCCGGCGGGAGCTCACTAGCTCCAGCTTCTACCACTGCGTTGGCTGTGTGTGTTCCTTTTCAGGAAACATGCACAACCAACGTGTGATTTTGTTCGCCACGTAAATGCTGTGCAATATAAACTTCCGGTACTTTCGGGCCCGGAAGCCGAGCATTTACGGCCGCGGAGAGATGCATGACCAGCGAAACAGGCGCGTCCCCCAAGACAGGGACGACAGACTTCACGGCAGCTACCAACATCGCAGAAGCTGCGAAGATTCTTGCGGAGCAGGCCGCCGCGCGCGCAGAAGAAGCTCGCTCTCGCGCAGCCGAGGCCGCCGCAAAACTGACCGCACTGCGGACGCAGGCGATTGAAGCTGACGCCGCAGAAGATGCTGCAGAAGCCACAATCCCGCAGCCGTTGGCGCAGGAAGAAGCCACGAAGCTGGTGGAGACGGTGTTGCAGCAAGGCCCTGTGCTGCCTGCGGGGATCGTGGTCGATCCACCGCCTGCGGAGACGCGACCGATTGCCGCTCAACCTGAGCCGATTACGAGCACGACTCGCTTGGCCGATGGACGAAGGGCCTCCGAGATGAAGGACATGCCGTCCGGCGTTGTGCGGCTGGCGAACTCTCTGCGCGCGCAGCGCAGTGATCGCGCGACCAAGCGTCGGAAGGTGAAGCGCAAGGCTCCGGCGCGCAAGCCCGGCGCTCTGCTGGAGCCAGTGGCGCATGAAGCGGGACTCTTCTCCCCGGCAAAGGCGAAGAAGCGCAAAATCATCACACCACGGCTGGTACTGCTGTTTCTTCTGATGATCTTCTTTGGGCTGTACGCTACGGGGAACTTCCCGCAGTTTGATCGCTGGACAGACCATCTGGTAAGCGCAACGCAAAGCCACAATGATGATGTGGTGGGAGCGTTCACGAACCACTGGCATGGTGCGGCGTATGTGATCTGCGCACTGCTGCTAGGTGGGATTCTGTTTATCGTCCGCCAGAACCGCGAACGGGCAGAGTAAGCCAACTAAAGCAGAAGGGGCGCGGCTTAGGCCGCGCCCCTTCTGCTTTGGTTGAGAGCTACTGGTTTACGCCGCTGGCGAGGAAGCCGCCGTCGATCACCAGGATTTCACCGGTAACGAACGAAGCTGCGTCCGACGCGAGATAGACCGCGCCGCCGACCGTCTCTTCGGTCTGGCCGAAGCGGTTCATCGGGGTGCGCATGCGGAGTTCCTTGCCGCGCTCGCTCTTATCGAGCAGCTCTGCGTTGAGAGCAGTGCGGAAGACTCCGGGGGCGATTGCGTTCACGGTGACACCCTGTGCCGACCACTCGACGGCCAGCGAACGCGTGAGCGCGCCGACTGCAGCCTTGGAAGCAGCGTATGCGGCAACTTCCTTGAGCGAGACGAAGGTGTTGAGCGAAGCGATGTTGATGATGCGACCGTAGCCCTTCTCCAGCATCTGCTTGCCGAAGATCTGGCAGGCGCGGAGCGTGCCGGTGACGTTCGTGTCCATGATGTCGGTCCACTGATCTTCGGGGAAGTCGACCGTCGGCGCACGCTTGATTTTGCCGGCCGAGTTCACGAGGATGTCGACCTTGCCGAAGGCCTTGATGGTCTCGTCGCAGAGTGTTTGCAGGCTGGCGCGATCGCTTACGTCTGACGCGATGCGCAGTGACTTGCGGCCCATCGCTTCAATGGCAGCAGCGGCTTCTTCTACCTGCTCCAGGCGGCGCGAGCTGGCGACGACATCTGCACCGGCTTCTGCGAGGCCCTTGGCGATGGCCAAACCGATACCCGATGTTCCACCCACAACGACGGCTACCTTGCCCGTCAGATCAAATCCCTTGAACGGCATTGCTTTCTCCTGATCTATTCGTCTGGCTTACTTTTGAATTTCGAGCTGGCTTACTTTGCAAGCCCAGCGATGATTTCGTCAACGACTTCGTCCGGCGAGCGGTCGTTTACGACGCGCAGCGCGTCGGCAGGTTTTTCCAGCGTTGCCAACTGGCTGTCGAGCAGCTTAGGGTTCATGTACTCGTGCTGGCGCTCCTGGAGGCGCTTCTCGATCAGCTCGCGAGAACCGTCGAGCAGAACGAAGTCAACGGTACCGGCTGGCATATTCTGCGCCAGCGTGACGCGGTACTTGTCCTTGAGCGCGGAGCAGGCGAGAACGCCGCCGGTGCCTGCGTCAAACCAGCTCTTCATCAGCCCGTTGAGGACTTCGAGCCACGGCTGACGATCATCGTCATTGAGCGGAAAGCCTGCGGCCATCTTCTCTTTGTTCGCGACCGGGTGATAGCTGTCCGCGTCCGCAAAGGTGATGCCTTCGCGCTCGGCGAGGCGTTCGCCAATGGTCGTCTTTCCGGCGCCGCTGACGCCCATCAAAACCACAATCATGCTGCTTCCCTGCTCCCTGATCCAAGCGATTCAAAAATGATACGCTCCAGCTCCAAAGCACGAGGCTTCGAAGCTGGAGCGCAGGGGTTAGTTGCCCAGGAAGACCGGGCGGATGTGGCGGTCGAAGAGGTTCTCCGTCACGTTGCGCGAGACGTGCTCTTCGTTCTCTTCCAGAGCCGTGAGGTAACGGTCGCCCATCTTCGCAGCGACCTTGAAGCCGACGTGCAGCAACTGGCGGAAGTTTGGGTTGTAGGCCGGGTTCGACTGGTCATGACGCAGAGCCGAGGTGTACTGCTCGCTGGTCCAGCCCTGAACTTCTTCCACGGAAGGAAGCTGGTCGGTCTTGATGTCGATGACCGTGGCGTACGGCTTGCAGAGCTCGTCGGCGTGTGCAAAGGCTTCCTTGTAGACTTCCTTCGCGATCTCGAGACCAGATCCGCCCGCTTCTGCGAGACCGATCAGCTCTTCGAGCCAGGTCGTGCCAGCCGTCTTGAGGTGGACGCCTGCGTCGAACTTGAGGATCGCTTCGCGGATCGGCTTGTAGATGGAGAACTTATCCGAGCCGGAGTGGACGCTGAGCTTAAGGTTTTCGGGGAGGCCGTAACGCTTGATCGCGAAGTCGATCGCGGCGAGATCTTCCTCGAACTCCTTGGTGAACTGGGCGACGTCGCCGACGTAGTCCACGCCCTTGTTGAAGCGGCCGGTGAACTTGGGAGCAACGGTCTGGAGCGGCACCTTCTCGTCAGCCATGGCGGCGAGGATGATCAGCAGCTCAACCGGCGTCTGCGGCAGGTCGGTTTCATCCATTGAGACTTCAGGGATAAAGTTGCCTTCGCCCTTGGCTGCAGCGATGTGGCGGTAGATAGCTCCGGCGGCCTGAACTGCCGCGAGGAACTTGTTTGCCACACCCTTTACGAAGTCCACAGTGGTGTGGAAGGGCTCGGCGATGCGCGGGATAACGACTTCGCCGATCAATTCGGGATGACGGGCGATGAACGCTTCCACGTCTTCCGACTTGGCAGGCTTGCCGATCTCTTCCGCAACGTCGATGGTGTAGAAGTCGCAGGGAGCGAGGAAGCGGTCGACGGTGGCGAGCGTGATGTGGTCGGCGTCGACGAAGTAAGGCTTGTTCCAGCCAAGCTCCTTGACCGCAGCGTCAACAGCCTTACGCGCCTGGGTCGGGTCCGTACCGATAATCATGTGCTCGCGGTTGGACTTGTTCCACACCGGAGCAATGTCCACACCTGCGTCTGCAGCCTTGATGGAGGCCATCAACTGGGCCTTTGCCTGATGGGCAAAGCGATCGCCCGTTCCAACCGAGTACTTGGCTAACTTCAAACCGTTCGACATCCTCAAAATCCTCTCTTACTTGGGCCGCTTGCGAGCGTCCGCCTGGGCAGACGCAAAGATGAGCCTCACGCCGGGAAATCATACGCGCCCGCGCTCTGACAGCGCAAGCAAATATGTCAGACAGGTTTCAACAGGGCGTTCCGGCGGGAAATCGCCTAATTTCCAGCCGAAGCCCTACTTTTCGTTTCTCCTGCGGAAGAGAACCGCGACGTAGGGCTGCCCCGACAGACGTACTTTGGACTTCCCGCTGAAGGTGCCGCTGAGTGGCGTCCGCGTGCGTGCTTTGATGTCGATGACCTCAGCGGCAAAGGGGCCCGCAGGAAGAGGAAACTCGTACCAAAGCGGCTGATGCTCGGCGAAGTACCAGAGGACGGCGTGCGCCGTCTTGCCGTCGGCTTCGTAGGTCGTAGCGTTCAGGTAATAGGGGTTCGCCTGTGCTTCCCAACCGGCGCGCACGGCGGCTGATTCGGCGACAGCTTCTGAGAGTGAACGCAGGAAGCCGATCATCTCGGGGCTGCGACCGCGAAGTTGTACGCCCTCTGCGGTCCAGACGCTGACCGGCGTGGTCTCGTCCATGGGAGCGTCGGGCGGAAGCAGGGTTTCACCGTGCGTGACGTAGCAGCCAGCCACGGTGCCGAGCCAGAAGCGATGGGCGAGTTCTTCGCCGGTGAGGTTCCCCCAGCGCCTGGCGACGTTGCCTTCGTACTTCACTTCATCGAAGAGGACGGGCTTGTTCCAGTCGGCGAGGTAGCGCGGAGCCTGATCGAAGGCGTCGGTCTGCAGCGAGGCGTGCGTGA carries:
- a CDS encoding glucose 1-dehydrogenase; translation: MPFKGFDLTGKVAVVVGGTSGIGLAIAKGLAEAGADVVASSRRLEQVEEAAAAIEAMGRKSLRIASDVSDRASLQTLCDETIKAFGKVDILVNSAGKIKRAPTVDFPEDQWTDIMDTNVTGTLRACQIFGKQMLEKGYGRIINIASLNTFVSLKEVAAYAASKAAVGALTRSLAVEWSAQGVTVNAIAPGVFRTALNAELLDKSERGKELRMRTPMNRFGQTEETVGGAVYLASDAASFVTGEILVIDGGFLASGVNQ
- a CDS encoding gluconokinase, which translates into the protein MIVVLMGVSGAGKTTIGERLAEREGITFADADSYHPVANKEKMAAGFPLNDDDRQPWLEVLNGLMKSWFDAGTGGVLACSALKDKYRVTLAQNMPAGTVDFVLLDGSRELIEKRLQERQHEYMNPKLLDSQLATLEKPADALRVVNDRSPDEVVDEIIAGLAK
- a CDS encoding tagaturonate epimerase family protein, which produces MSNGLKLAKYSVGTGDRFAHQAKAQLMASIKAADAGVDIAPVWNKSNREHMIIGTDPTQARKAVDAAVKELGWNKPYFVDADHITLATVDRFLAPCDFYTIDVAEEIGKPAKSEDVEAFIARHPELIGEVVIPRIAEPFHTTVDFVKGVANKFLAAVQAAGAIYRHIAAAKGEGNFIPEVSMDETDLPQTPVELLIILAAMADEKVPLQTVAPKFTGRFNKGVDYVGDVAQFTKEFEEDLAAIDFAIKRYGLPENLKLSVHSGSDKFSIYKPIREAILKFDAGVHLKTAGTTWLEELIGLAEAGGSGLEIAKEVYKEAFAHADELCKPYATVIDIKTDQLPSVEEVQGWTSEQYTSALRHDQSNPAYNPNFRQLLHVGFKVAAKMGDRYLTALEENEEHVSRNVTENLFDRHIRPVFLGN